One region of Natronobacterium texcoconense genomic DNA includes:
- a CDS encoding TBP family protein, translated as MVHQATIRVDTLSLRQLEMFSPNTSGLSYSVPNSNIKLNIIGDNKERMIQLFGCKSTEEADEILNRLRERLSQSGISSIVVESPSTINIAARANIDLYSSLEDLFEFLQEQGHNVEYEPEQFPAIILRVEDVECTCTIFNSGTVMIQGIKTTDLFPDIEEILSEVESISRDISN; from the coding sequence ATGGTGCATCAGGCCACCATCAGAGTGGACACACTGAGTTTGAGACAGCTCGAAATGTTTTCACCAAACACAAGCGGTCTATCATATTCTGTCCCGAATTCAAATATCAAGCTGAACATCATCGGTGACAATAAAGAGCGAATGATACAACTCTTCGGATGCAAATCAACGGAAGAGGCGGATGAAATACTCAATAGATTAAGAGAACGACTCTCCCAGAGTGGGATAAGTTCTATAGTTGTAGAATCTCCTTCTACGATTAACATTGCTGCGAGAGCAAACATTGACTTATATTCCTCGCTGGAAGATCTCTTTGAATTCCTCCAGGAACAGGGACATAACGTAGAGTACGAACCGGAACAATTTCCTGCCATTATATTGAGGGTTGAAGACGTGGAATGCACATGCACGATATTCAACAGCGGTACGGTGATGATACAGGGAATTAAGACGACAGACTTATTCCCTGATATTGAGGAAATTCTCTCAGAAGTAGAGAGTATTAGCAGAGACATATCGAATTAA
- a CDS encoding Eco57I restriction-modification methylase domain-containing protein: MSQQLQRIRDETSFIETSGGILTDQLIRKLRKERTSEDAVQPNTFSYDGEGPSSATELETEISQAWENLKEQWDSISGSNEVYSLDTTEARKEWILPLLETLGFDPVYQQQNLSADGIEANLSHLGWSPSSQLGRTRDDNHPPVTHLVRPDKDEPLDSGNHDGTRASGRSPHDELQRYLNAADTEWGLVTDGLKLRLLRTYYHTYTRGYIEFDLENIFTNRNYGDFRALYRLCHVSRFESRRGGEQEGILLEQLYQVAIASGVKIGQDLQQNVIDAIEVLGNGFIESSDDLRGKLDSTQAQEKYYEDLLFVVYRLLFLLYAEQRGMLAGRDTLYSEEYSISRLRERATTRRKSTDHNTDLWRGLEATFDLVEKGNKELNVPCYNGVLFDDEEFSFLDEQVCTNDALLEAVELLTIVHREGVPQRISYADLGVEEIGSVYESLLEFQPEVAEAPFTNEDGKQVQQGEFYLSSVSTERKETGSYYTDPGLVNELIEGTLLPVLDERLKEATSPEEKEHALLNLDVCDPACGSAAFLVAANNALADRLATIRTGDEYPPSEEIREARRDVLQHCIYGVDLNPMAVELAKVSLWINSAVRDKPLNFLDHHIRCGNALIGVNEEMFEGDFPVDAYDTSGGRDWHDGNEVRKRVRNENKDRNRGENDRSLSGFSAAGDSIIDLAEELDKMAESTAAGVEQKQEQFNEIRETDWFQNKKLLYDTWAAAFYWPMDGSIPEYPTPSSLEKLQRNPDSDELSALREYSSEIAAQEKFFHWELEFPSVFLTGDRGFDCIIGNPPWEKPKISQREWFLGRNNEIATEESTTKRNKLIKELSESEPELYKAWQDATERADNMTSFLRNSGRFNLSAVGDLNTYPIFTELGADYLSSTKGRSGLLVKTGIATDYHTRHLFGEYASKGRIDRLYDFENTDGFFEDVEKNERFCLLTICGVQLEAVGDFSFHNQTVEELRSGKGHFRLTSEDFKTVNPNTLTCPTFKDERTRDIAMQIYRSHPILIDEDSGRNTWDIEYHTMFHMSNDDDLFADNTIVSLREQGLELDDRNRFVGDETIYRPLYEGKFISQLDHRFGTFENVSEETKYGRKAETYKLSGTEKKDPKKEVLPRYWVQEKDFKEETSYLDHDQGWVFAFRNVARSHTDFRTTIGTITPQEPHGHSVPVLTFDPDDPTHEHAAVFTSIFTSFVFDFALRSSLSGANVTKYVVKQLPMPTPEVLKKSTIKIDGKSKSAYQLLVENVVPLIWTSHSLNAFGEEFDFSDSVYEWNEDERFENRATIEAIVAKIYGISKNEFSFIMEEFDILKEREINELGRYHSMEKALDKFDRMSMV, translated from the coding sequence ATGAGCCAGCAACTACAGCGGATCAGGGACGAAACGAGCTTTATCGAAACAAGTGGAGGTATCCTTACCGATCAGCTAATTCGGAAGCTTCGCAAAGAACGGACAAGCGAAGATGCCGTCCAGCCGAATACATTCTCATACGATGGTGAAGGCCCGTCATCAGCTACGGAACTGGAAACAGAGATTAGCCAGGCTTGGGAAAACCTCAAGGAGCAATGGGATTCGATTTCAGGCAGCAATGAGGTCTATTCGCTCGATACGACTGAGGCCCGCAAAGAGTGGATTCTCCCTCTATTAGAGACCCTCGGGTTCGACCCGGTTTATCAGCAACAGAACCTGAGTGCGGATGGAATTGAAGCGAATCTATCTCACCTAGGTTGGAGTCCATCTTCGCAACTAGGTCGCACCCGGGATGATAACCACCCCCCAGTAACGCATCTCGTTCGTCCCGACAAAGACGAGCCTCTAGACAGTGGGAACCACGATGGGACTCGTGCAAGCGGACGAAGTCCGCATGATGAGCTGCAGCGGTATTTGAATGCCGCAGATACGGAGTGGGGATTGGTCACCGATGGCTTGAAACTTCGGCTCCTCCGGACGTATTACCACACATACACCCGAGGGTACATCGAATTTGACCTCGAAAATATCTTCACCAATCGGAACTATGGTGACTTTAGAGCACTCTATCGCCTCTGCCATGTCTCTCGCTTTGAGTCTAGGAGAGGTGGTGAACAGGAAGGAATTTTGCTGGAACAGCTATACCAAGTCGCTATCGCAAGTGGGGTCAAAATTGGCCAGGACCTGCAGCAGAACGTTATAGACGCCATCGAAGTTCTCGGCAATGGATTTATCGAGTCCAGTGACGATCTTCGCGGGAAACTGGATAGCACCCAGGCCCAGGAGAAATATTATGAAGATCTGCTCTTCGTCGTATACCGACTACTCTTCTTGCTATATGCCGAACAGCGTGGCATGCTTGCTGGACGGGACACGCTCTATTCGGAGGAATACTCCATCTCTCGTCTCCGAGAGCGTGCCACAACTCGGCGGAAAAGCACGGACCACAACACGGACTTATGGCGAGGGTTGGAAGCAACCTTCGACCTGGTTGAGAAAGGTAACAAAGAGCTGAATGTTCCGTGTTACAACGGAGTGCTATTCGACGATGAAGAATTCTCATTTCTGGACGAACAAGTTTGCACTAATGACGCGCTATTGGAAGCGGTCGAGCTACTGACAATCGTCCATAGAGAGGGTGTCCCCCAGCGGATTTCATATGCAGACCTAGGAGTCGAGGAGATTGGATCGGTATACGAGAGTCTACTCGAATTCCAGCCAGAAGTGGCGGAAGCGCCCTTCACGAACGAGGATGGCAAACAGGTTCAGCAAGGAGAATTTTATCTTTCCTCTGTTAGCACGGAGAGGAAAGAAACAGGGAGTTACTATACCGATCCGGGGCTAGTAAACGAGCTTATTGAGGGAACATTGCTACCGGTCCTAGATGAACGCCTAAAAGAAGCAACCTCTCCCGAAGAGAAAGAGCACGCACTTCTAAACCTCGATGTGTGTGATCCGGCATGTGGTAGCGCCGCGTTTTTAGTAGCAGCTAACAATGCGCTAGCAGACCGGCTCGCTACGATTCGCACCGGCGATGAATATCCACCGTCAGAGGAGATACGAGAGGCACGCAGGGATGTTCTTCAGCACTGTATTTATGGGGTCGATCTCAATCCGATGGCCGTCGAACTGGCCAAAGTCAGCCTCTGGATCAACTCTGCTGTAAGAGATAAGCCTCTCAACTTTCTCGATCATCATATCCGGTGTGGCAATGCATTGATAGGAGTGAATGAAGAGATGTTTGAAGGAGATTTCCCTGTCGATGCTTATGATACCTCAGGTGGACGCGACTGGCATGACGGGAACGAGGTTCGTAAGCGAGTGCGAAATGAGAATAAGGATAGAAATAGGGGGGAGAATGATCGTTCCTTAAGTGGGTTTTCGGCAGCGGGAGATTCGATCATTGACTTGGCAGAAGAGCTAGATAAGATGGCAGAATCCACCGCTGCAGGGGTGGAACAGAAACAAGAACAATTCAATGAGATTCGGGAAACTGATTGGTTCCAAAATAAGAAATTGTTATATGATACCTGGGCAGCAGCGTTCTATTGGCCTATGGACGGGTCTATTCCAGAATATCCAACCCCCTCTTCGCTAGAAAAGCTACAACGGAATCCGGACAGTGATGAACTTAGTGCCCTCAGAGAGTACTCTAGTGAAATTGCCGCCCAGGAGAAATTCTTCCATTGGGAACTAGAGTTCCCGTCTGTTTTCTTGACAGGGGATCGTGGTTTTGACTGTATTATCGGCAATCCACCTTGGGAAAAACCGAAGATATCACAGCGGGAGTGGTTCTTGGGAAGGAATAATGAAATTGCCACCGAGGAGTCGACGACAAAACGAAACAAGCTGATTAAGGAGCTATCTGAGTCGGAGCCGGAGCTATACAAAGCATGGCAAGATGCAACGGAGCGAGCGGATAATATGACCTCCTTCCTCAGGAACTCGGGGAGATTCAATCTCTCAGCAGTCGGCGATCTGAACACCTACCCCATCTTTACTGAACTAGGTGCGGATTACCTCTCTAGCACCAAAGGACGAAGTGGACTGCTTGTCAAAACTGGGATCGCGACGGACTACCATACACGTCACCTGTTTGGAGAATATGCTTCCAAAGGGCGCATTGATAGGCTCTATGACTTTGAAAACACAGACGGTTTCTTCGAGGATGTGGAAAAGAACGAACGATTCTGTCTACTCACAATTTGTGGAGTTCAATTGGAAGCAGTCGGTGACTTCTCCTTCCATAATCAAACTGTTGAAGAGCTCCGTTCAGGCAAAGGACACTTCCGACTAACGTCAGAGGACTTCAAAACAGTCAATCCAAATACATTGACGTGTCCAACCTTCAAAGATGAAAGAACGCGGGATATCGCTATGCAGATTTATCGATCCCACCCAATTCTAATAGACGAAGACAGTGGCCGGAACACCTGGGATATAGAATACCACACGATGTTCCATATGTCGAATGATGATGATTTGTTTGCAGACAATACAATAGTGTCTCTTCGCGAACAAGGACTTGAGTTAGACGACCGGAACCGGTTTGTGGGTGACGAGACAATATACAGACCATTATATGAAGGGAAGTTTATTAGTCAGCTGGACCACCGGTTTGGAACATTTGAAAACGTAAGTGAGGAAACTAAGTACGGTCGGAAAGCTGAGACGTACAAGCTGTCTGGAACCGAAAAGAAAGACCCAAAAAAGGAAGTATTACCTCGATATTGGGTTCAAGAGAAAGACTTCAAAGAGGAAACTAGCTACCTAGACCATGATCAGGGATGGGTATTTGCGTTCCGTAACGTAGCTAGATCACACACCGACTTCCGGACAACGATTGGAACGATAACTCCGCAAGAACCGCATGGACATAGCGTACCGGTTTTGACCTTTGATCCCGATGACCCAACTCACGAGCATGCAGCCGTATTCACGTCGATATTTACTAGTTTCGTATTTGACTTTGCATTGCGCTCGTCATTGAGTGGTGCAAATGTAACGAAGTACGTTGTAAAGCAATTACCAATGCCCACGCCGGAAGTATTGAAAAAGTCGACTATCAAAATAGATGGCAAGTCAAAATCGGCATATCAATTACTTGTAGAAAATGTGGTGCCTCTGATTTGGACATCACACTCCCTCAATGCCTTCGGAGAGGAATTTGACTTCAGTGATTCGGTATATGAGTGGAATGAAGATGAGAGATTTGAGAATAGAGCCACCATAGAGGCAATAGTCGCAAAGATTTATGGGATAAGCAAGAACGAATTCTCCTTCATTATGGAAGAGTTTGATATCCTCAAGGAAAGAGAGATCAACGAGTTGGGGCGGTACCACTCGATGGAGAAAGCTCTGGACAAATTTGATCGTATGAGTATGGTATGA